One genomic window of Planctomonas sp. JC2975 includes the following:
- the pdhA gene encoding pyruvate dehydrogenase (acetyl-transferring) E1 component subunit alpha produces the protein MLTIRPGTDTSTRQGSLARLIAPDGQRLNDPDLDPWVADVFEEQLLGLYQDMVVARRIDTEATALQRQGQLLLWAPLTGQEAAQIGSARALRPDDFVFETYRENAVAYVRGVSMSDLLRVWKGSQFSGWNPYEVNMATPTVIIGAHTLHAVGYAMGITRDEADAVAIAYFGDGATSEGDTNEAMIFAAAYNAPVVFFCQNNQYAISEPVGLQAQKPIADRAPGFGIPSIRVDGNDVLAVLAATRMALDHARTGEGPMFIEAVTYRMGPHTTSDDPTKYRDKDELESWKERDPIERMRLLLTDSGMLDEERAAAVKAKSDEVAASLREACLALRPRDPLAIFDDVYAQTPPSLARERDAYAAYLASFENTNGADGEGVSR, from the coding sequence ATGCTCACCATCCGACCTGGTACAGACACGTCAACACGGCAGGGGTCCCTTGCCCGGCTGATAGCCCCCGACGGACAACGGCTGAACGACCCAGACCTCGACCCGTGGGTCGCCGATGTGTTCGAGGAGCAGCTCCTCGGGCTGTATCAGGACATGGTGGTCGCACGCCGTATCGACACCGAGGCGACAGCCTTGCAGCGTCAGGGGCAGCTGCTCCTCTGGGCTCCGCTCACCGGCCAAGAGGCCGCGCAGATCGGATCGGCACGAGCGCTCCGTCCCGACGACTTCGTGTTCGAGACCTACCGCGAGAACGCCGTCGCGTACGTGCGCGGCGTCTCGATGTCCGACCTTCTGCGCGTCTGGAAGGGCTCGCAGTTCTCCGGGTGGAACCCGTACGAAGTCAACATGGCGACTCCGACGGTGATCATCGGCGCTCACACCCTGCACGCTGTCGGCTACGCGATGGGCATCACGCGCGACGAAGCCGACGCCGTCGCGATCGCCTACTTCGGCGACGGCGCGACGAGCGAGGGCGACACCAACGAGGCGATGATCTTCGCCGCCGCCTACAACGCACCGGTCGTCTTCTTCTGCCAGAACAACCAGTACGCCATCTCCGAGCCCGTCGGCCTTCAGGCGCAGAAGCCCATCGCCGACCGGGCGCCCGGGTTCGGCATCCCGAGCATTCGCGTGGACGGCAATGACGTGCTCGCCGTGCTCGCGGCGACCAGGATGGCCCTCGACCACGCTCGCACGGGAGAGGGTCCGATGTTCATCGAGGCCGTCACGTACCGCATGGGGCCGCACACCACCTCGGACGATCCGACCAAGTACCGGGACAAGGACGAGCTCGAGTCGTGGAAGGAGCGCGATCCGATCGAACGGATGCGCCTCCTCCTGACCGACTCCGGCATGTTGGACGAGGAGCGTGCAGCGGCCGTCAAGGCGAAGTCCGACGAGGTCGCGGCATCCCTCCGTGAGGCGTGCCTGGCGCTGCGACCAAGGGATCCGCTCGCCATCTTCGACGACGTCTACGCGCAGACGCCGCCGTCGCTCGCCAGGGAGCGGGACGCCTACGCCGCCTACCTCGCGTCGTTCGAGAACACGAACGGCGCCGACGGTGAGGGGGTGTCACGATGA
- a CDS encoding TetR/AcrR family transcriptional regulator, whose product MPAPTRTSNDAIVTAALDLVDSGGPDALTMQAVADRVGVRAPSLYKRVESRDHLLGLLVERITVKLASVLDGAADAETDDPFAGVVSMAQALRGFAHEHPHLFGLVFGQLPDAAKPPRESLARSAAAVLTVSERLAGPDAALDAARTITAWAYGFLTMELAGAFQLGGDPEAAFDYGAAAIARSIDARNGMRAHE is encoded by the coding sequence ATGCCAGCACCGACACGAACCAGCAACGACGCCATCGTGACAGCAGCCCTCGACCTCGTCGACAGCGGCGGACCGGACGCGCTGACCATGCAGGCCGTCGCCGACCGCGTCGGCGTGCGTGCTCCGTCGCTCTACAAGCGGGTGGAGAGCAGGGACCACCTGCTCGGGCTCCTCGTGGAGCGCATCACGGTGAAACTGGCATCGGTGCTCGACGGCGCAGCGGATGCCGAAACCGACGACCCGTTCGCCGGCGTGGTGTCGATGGCGCAGGCACTCCGCGGGTTCGCGCACGAGCATCCGCACCTCTTCGGGCTCGTCTTCGGACAGCTTCCGGATGCGGCCAAGCCGCCGCGCGAGTCCCTGGCCCGATCCGCCGCCGCTGTGCTGACCGTGTCGGAGCGTCTCGCGGGGCCGGATGCCGCACTGGACGCGGCGCGGACGATCACCGCCTGGGCATACGGATTCCTCACGATGGAGCTGGCCGGAGCGTTCCAGCTGGGCGGGGATCCCGAGGCCGCCTTCGATTACGGCGCCGCGGCGATCGCGCGCTCGATCGACGCGCGGAACGGCATGCGCGCGCACGAGTGA
- a CDS encoding dihydrolipoamide acetyltransferase family protein: protein MSVKEFALPDLGEGLTESEVVAWRVSVGETVELNQIIAEVETAKALVEVPSPFAGVVRALHAEPGETLEVGAPLMSFDVDDGSGGSADVVPEGAEADASAGEPARVPEPVGAAVGAASGTRSGRPVVGHDSGRPRVEAATGPGPNAPVEGGADEERHAMLVGRGPKAQSSKRPQRRSRSGRLVEPFVWERPAGVGKSSAAASVRSEAATDRAAGSATESSGSRGETASGEVRTAATGVRRRTAEAMARSAAVPQVTEFLTVDVTRGIRLLDRLADTAEFRGRRLTVLTLAARALCLALESTPEANTRWDETTGEIVAPPTVNLGIAVAMQRGLVVPNIRDAASMRMPDLADALVALVDRARSGKSTPSEFSGGTITITNVGVFGVDAGTPLLNPGETAILALGAVARRPWEHKGKVRLRQVMTLSLTFDHRVIDGEQGSRLLRDVARILSDPATALAVA, encoded by the coding sequence GTGAGCGTCAAGGAATTCGCCCTCCCCGATCTGGGTGAGGGGCTGACTGAATCCGAGGTGGTCGCCTGGCGTGTCTCGGTCGGCGAGACGGTGGAGTTGAACCAGATCATCGCCGAGGTCGAGACGGCGAAGGCGCTCGTCGAGGTGCCCTCGCCGTTCGCCGGCGTCGTTCGCGCCCTGCACGCCGAACCGGGGGAGACCCTCGAGGTCGGCGCGCCCCTGATGTCCTTCGACGTCGACGATGGGAGCGGCGGGAGCGCTGATGTCGTGCCGGAGGGTGCGGAAGCCGATGCCTCGGCTGGCGAGCCCGCTCGCGTTCCGGAGCCGGTCGGCGCCGCGGTGGGTGCCGCATCCGGCACACGTTCCGGGCGACCGGTCGTCGGCCACGACAGCGGACGGCCGAGGGTGGAGGCGGCGACGGGACCCGGGCCGAACGCACCTGTGGAGGGCGGCGCGGACGAGGAGCGTCACGCCATGCTCGTCGGGCGGGGCCCCAAGGCGCAGTCGTCCAAGCGACCGCAGCGACGCTCGCGATCCGGTCGTCTCGTCGAGCCGTTTGTGTGGGAACGCCCGGCTGGTGTCGGGAAGAGCAGTGCCGCGGCCTCCGTGCGCTCCGAGGCCGCAACCGACCGAGCCGCAGGGTCTGCGACGGAGTCGAGCGGATCCCGCGGCGAGACGGCGTCAGGCGAGGTCCGAACCGCGGCGACCGGTGTGCGCAGACGCACGGCGGAGGCCATGGCGCGCAGCGCAGCGGTGCCGCAGGTGACGGAATTCCTGACGGTCGACGTGACGCGCGGCATCCGCCTCCTCGACCGCCTAGCTGACACGGCGGAGTTCCGCGGTCGCCGGCTCACCGTGCTCACGCTCGCCGCCAGGGCGCTCTGTCTCGCTCTCGAGTCGACGCCGGAGGCCAACACGCGCTGGGACGAGACGACGGGTGAGATCGTCGCGCCGCCGACGGTCAACCTCGGCATCGCGGTGGCGATGCAGCGCGGACTCGTCGTGCCGAACATCCGCGATGCGGCGAGCATGCGGATGCCCGACCTGGCCGACGCGCTGGTCGCGCTCGTCGACCGTGCACGGTCCGGCAAGTCGACGCCCTCCGAATTCTCGGGCGGCACCATCACGATCACGAACGTCGGCGTCTTCGGCGTGGATGCCGGCACGCCTCTGCTGAACCCTGGCGAGACTGCGATCCTCGCTCTGGGCGCCGTTGCCCGACGTCCGTGGGAGCACAAGGGAAAGGTGCGTTTGCGGCAGGTCATGACGTTGAGCCTCACGTTCGATCACCGGGTGATCGACGGCGAGCAGGGATCGCGGCTCTTGCGCGATGTGGCGCGCATCCTGTCGGATCCGGCCACAGCCCTGGCCGTGGCCTGA
- a CDS encoding alpha-ketoacid dehydrogenase subunit beta yields the protein MTELTLAKSITTGLADAMEADERVLLLGEDIGKLGGVFRVTDGLQARFGTDRVVDTPLAEAGIIGTAIGLAYRGFRPVCELQFDGFVFPGFDQVVAQVAKMRYRTLGAVSMPITIRVPFGGGIGSVEHHSESPEAYFAHTPGLRVVACSNPQDAYTMIRQAIECDDPVVFFEPKRRYWAKGDVLPDVADAPSLDQARVVVAGTDVTLVTYGPLVQTAKDAAVAVEDDGVSIEVIDLRSLSPLDEDAITASVAKTGRIVIAHEAQRFGGLGAEIAAMVTERCFDRLVAPPLRVTGHNIPYPPSELEDHHVPDLDRMLDAVDRVMGVRV from the coding sequence ATGACGGAGCTGACGCTTGCGAAATCCATCACGACCGGACTCGCAGATGCCATGGAGGCCGACGAGCGCGTGCTGCTGCTCGGCGAAGACATCGGCAAGCTCGGCGGCGTGTTCCGTGTGACGGATGGCCTGCAGGCTCGGTTCGGAACGGATCGCGTCGTCGACACACCGCTCGCCGAAGCCGGGATCATCGGCACGGCGATCGGCCTGGCGTACCGCGGATTCCGCCCGGTGTGCGAGCTGCAGTTCGACGGATTCGTGTTCCCCGGCTTCGACCAGGTCGTGGCGCAGGTGGCGAAGATGCGGTACCGCACGCTCGGCGCCGTGAGCATGCCGATCACGATCCGGGTGCCGTTCGGCGGCGGGATCGGATCCGTCGAGCACCACTCCGAGTCGCCGGAGGCGTACTTCGCCCACACACCGGGGCTGCGCGTCGTCGCGTGCTCGAACCCGCAGGACGCGTACACGATGATCCGTCAGGCGATCGAGTGCGACGACCCCGTGGTGTTCTTCGAGCCGAAGCGGCGCTACTGGGCGAAGGGCGATGTTCTGCCCGATGTCGCCGACGCACCATCCCTCGACCAGGCGCGCGTCGTCGTCGCGGGAACGGATGTGACGCTGGTGACGTACGGCCCGCTGGTGCAGACCGCGAAGGACGCCGCCGTCGCCGTAGAGGACGACGGCGTGTCGATCGAGGTGATCGACCTCAGGTCGCTGTCGCCGTTGGACGAGGATGCGATCACCGCATCGGTCGCCAAGACCGGACGCATCGTGATCGCGCACGAGGCGCAGCGGTTCGGCGGCCTGGGAGCGGAGATCGCCGCGATGGTCACCGAGCGCTGCTTCGATCGGCTCGTCGCTCCTCCGTTGCGGGTGACGGGGCACAACATCCCGTATCCGCCGTCGGAGCTGGAGGACCACCACGTGCCGGATCTCGACCGCATGCTCGACGCGGTCGACCGTGTGATGGGGGTGAGGGTGTGA
- a CDS encoding carboxyl transferase domain-containing protein codes for MTEVASDTRPPASAGTQRELVAELRERLALAARGGSDVARERHTSRGKLLPRERVERLLDPGSPFLEIAPLAASGMYDDECPAAGVIAGIGLVCGRHVMIVCNDATVKGGTYFPMTVKKHLRAQEIALENRLPCVYLVDSGGAYLPMQDEVFPDRDHFGRIFFNQARMSAAGIPQIAAVLGSCTAGGAYVPAMSDENIIVRGQGTIFLGGPPLVKAAIGEVVTAEDLGGGDVHSRVSGVTDHLAEDDEDALRMVREIVATLPRPLEPAWEVVASRAAPKDPASVLDVVPVDLQTAYDVREVIERTVDADTFTEFKPEYGTTLVTGFARVHGHPVGIVANNGVLFSESALKGAHFIELCDARGVPLVFLQNISGFMVGKDAEAGGIAKHGAKMVTAVSTTRVPKLTVVIGGSFGAGNYSMCGRAYSPRFLWMWPGARVSVMGGRQAASVLSTIRRDGIEKRGQTWSADDEEAFAEPIRQRYDEQGSPYYSTARLWDDGVIDPADTRTVLGLALDVVSRSPLPAAGEPRFGLFRM; via the coding sequence ATGACGGAAGTCGCATCGGATACTCGGCCACCGGCATCCGCGGGCACCCAGCGCGAGCTCGTCGCCGAGCTGCGGGAGCGTCTTGCGCTGGCCGCACGGGGCGGAAGCGACGTCGCGCGCGAGCGGCACACGTCGCGCGGCAAGCTGCTGCCCCGGGAACGGGTGGAGCGGTTGCTGGATCCTGGCAGTCCCTTCCTCGAGATCGCGCCTCTCGCGGCGTCCGGCATGTACGACGACGAGTGTCCTGCGGCCGGCGTCATCGCAGGCATCGGGCTCGTCTGCGGGAGACACGTGATGATCGTGTGCAACGACGCGACGGTCAAGGGCGGCACCTACTTCCCGATGACGGTCAAGAAGCACCTCCGTGCGCAGGAGATCGCCCTCGAGAACCGACTTCCGTGCGTCTATCTCGTCGATTCCGGCGGCGCCTACCTGCCTATGCAGGACGAGGTCTTCCCCGATCGCGACCATTTCGGCCGCATCTTCTTCAATCAGGCGCGCATGTCCGCTGCCGGCATCCCGCAGATAGCAGCCGTGCTGGGATCGTGCACCGCCGGCGGCGCGTACGTGCCGGCGATGAGCGACGAGAACATCATCGTTCGCGGTCAGGGCACGATCTTCCTCGGCGGCCCGCCGCTCGTGAAAGCGGCCATCGGCGAGGTGGTCACGGCAGAGGATCTCGGCGGGGGAGATGTGCACTCGCGCGTCTCCGGCGTCACCGACCACCTGGCGGAGGACGACGAGGATGCCCTCCGCATGGTCCGTGAGATCGTCGCGACCCTGCCGCGGCCGTTGGAACCGGCCTGGGAGGTCGTCGCGAGCCGTGCGGCCCCGAAGGATCCGGCATCGGTGCTCGACGTCGTGCCCGTCGATCTGCAGACCGCCTACGACGTGCGCGAGGTGATCGAACGGACCGTCGACGCCGATACGTTCACCGAGTTCAAACCGGAGTACGGGACGACGCTGGTCACGGGATTCGCCCGGGTGCACGGGCATCCGGTCGGGATCGTCGCCAACAACGGCGTGCTCTTCAGCGAGTCGGCCCTCAAGGGCGCCCACTTCATCGAGCTGTGCGACGCCAGGGGCGTTCCGCTCGTCTTCCTGCAGAACATCTCCGGATTCATGGTCGGAAAGGACGCCGAGGCCGGCGGCATCGCGAAGCACGGCGCGAAGATGGTCACCGCCGTCTCCACGACCAGGGTGCCGAAGCTGACCGTCGTGATCGGTGGATCCTTCGGCGCGGGCAACTACTCGATGTGCGGGCGCGCCTACTCGCCGCGGTTCCTCTGGATGTGGCCGGGCGCACGCGTCTCGGTCATGGGCGGGCGGCAAGCCGCTTCGGTGCTGTCGACGATCCGTCGCGACGGCATCGAGAAACGCGGCCAGACGTGGAGCGCCGACGACGAGGAGGCGTTCGCCGAGCCGATACGACAGCGCTACGACGAGCAGGGCAGTCCCTACTACTCGACAGCACGGCTCTGGGACGACGGCGTCATCGATCCGGCCGACACCCGCACCGTGCTCGGTCTCGCCCTCGACGTGGTCTCCCGTTCCCCGCTTCCGGCGGCCGGCGAGCCGCGCTTCGGCCTTTTCAGGATGTGA
- a CDS encoding biotin carboxylase N-terminal domain-containing protein produces the protein MSESRFDTTPARDSTPVFSTVLVANRGEIACRVIRTLRSMGIRSVAVYSDADAGARHVREADEAVRIGPADAARSYLDIDAVLGAARRTGAQAIHPGYGFLSENPAFAAACDDAGIVFIGPSASAIEAMGDKVRAKRLVADHGVPVTPGVDDRSLDDGALAAAAERLGLPVLVKPSAGGGGMGMAEVREASELPAALRTARRIALAAFGDDALFVERLIETPRHIEVQVLADAHGHVVHLGERECSLQRRHQKVVEECPSPAVSADLRARLGSAACDVARSVGYTGAGTVEFLVSASDPNTFYFMEMNTRLQVEHPVTELVCRIQQQDDAPERRIDLVEQQVRIAAGEALAFEQGDVGLDGHAVEVRVYAEDPARGFLPATGTILVLHEPEGEGIRVDSALLPQLAVTDAYDPMLAKVIAWGSDRDEAFRRLSAALREATVLGVRTNLRFLLDLIDHGDVRAGRLDTGLIARMLDAAQERSSRSSGTEVETDPFESRSLDRDAPRAAALLLHDDAWNTGSDAPWSRPNAWRIGGQQPVHYVFRSGDETVDVALHGTPAAATVTVGTSPRVRVSILDRSGHDLLVELDGLSRRFRTARDGDTVWLAAEGSTWVLRMLPPVRSAAERGTAASASGAAADSRVRAPMPGTVVAVDISDGETVEEGAGLLVIEAMKMEHRLTAPHAGVVRLAVGVGDRVASEQVLASVDATAGPDAQDLGASGTGNSETRVSGGSAPETGDQAISASAQTQGGTLAADSSRTILTTEGPS, from the coding sequence ATGAGTGAATCCCGATTCGACACTACTCCGGCGCGCGACTCCACGCCCGTCTTCAGCACCGTGCTCGTCGCCAATCGCGGCGAGATCGCGTGCCGCGTCATCCGCACGCTGCGCTCCATGGGCATCCGCTCCGTCGCGGTGTACAGCGACGCGGACGCCGGAGCCCGACACGTGCGCGAAGCCGACGAAGCAGTCCGCATCGGGCCGGCGGATGCCGCACGCAGCTACCTGGACATCGACGCCGTGCTCGGCGCGGCTCGCCGGACGGGTGCGCAGGCGATTCATCCGGGATACGGGTTCCTCTCCGAGAACCCCGCGTTCGCCGCAGCGTGCGACGACGCGGGGATTGTCTTCATCGGACCGTCCGCGTCAGCGATCGAGGCGATGGGCGACAAGGTTCGCGCCAAGCGGCTCGTCGCCGACCACGGCGTGCCCGTCACGCCCGGCGTCGATGACCGCAGCCTCGACGACGGCGCGCTCGCCGCAGCCGCCGAGCGGCTCGGGCTCCCCGTGCTGGTGAAGCCGTCGGCCGGCGGCGGCGGCATGGGCATGGCCGAGGTGCGAGAGGCGTCGGAGCTGCCTGCGGCACTCCGCACTGCGCGACGAATCGCCCTGGCCGCGTTCGGCGACGACGCGCTCTTCGTCGAACGGCTCATCGAGACCCCTCGTCACATCGAGGTGCAGGTGCTCGCGGATGCCCACGGTCACGTCGTGCACCTCGGCGAGCGCGAGTGCTCGCTGCAGCGGCGCCATCAGAAGGTCGTCGAGGAGTGTCCGTCGCCCGCCGTGAGCGCAGACCTGCGTGCCAGGCTCGGATCCGCCGCCTGCGACGTGGCCAGGAGCGTGGGCTACACGGGCGCCGGGACGGTCGAGTTCCTGGTCTCCGCGAGCGATCCGAACACCTTCTACTTCATGGAGATGAACACACGGCTGCAGGTGGAGCATCCGGTCACCGAGCTCGTCTGTCGCATCCAGCAGCAGGACGACGCACCGGAGCGCCGCATCGACCTCGTCGAGCAGCAAGTGCGGATCGCGGCGGGCGAGGCACTGGCGTTCGAGCAGGGCGACGTGGGTCTTGATGGGCATGCGGTGGAGGTCCGCGTCTACGCGGAGGACCCGGCGCGCGGTTTCCTGCCCGCCACCGGCACGATCCTCGTGCTGCACGAGCCAGAGGGCGAGGGCATCCGCGTCGACAGCGCGCTCCTTCCGCAGCTCGCAGTGACCGATGCGTACGATCCGATGCTGGCCAAAGTGATCGCGTGGGGGAGCGATCGCGACGAAGCGTTCCGGCGGCTGTCGGCAGCACTCCGCGAAGCGACGGTGCTCGGTGTCCGCACCAATCTGAGGTTCCTGCTCGACCTCATCGACCACGGCGACGTGCGAGCCGGCAGGCTCGACACCGGGCTCATCGCACGGATGCTCGACGCGGCGCAGGAGCGCAGCTCGCGCTCATCCGGCACCGAAGTGGAGACCGACCCGTTCGAAAGCCGCTCCCTCGATCGCGATGCGCCGCGCGCCGCCGCTCTGCTCCTGCACGACGATGCGTGGAACACCGGATCGGATGCCCCGTGGTCCCGTCCGAACGCCTGGCGCATCGGTGGCCAGCAACCTGTCCACTACGTCTTCCGGTCCGGTGACGAGACCGTCGACGTCGCTCTGCACGGAACTCCCGCCGCAGCGACGGTGACGGTCGGGACGAGTCCTCGTGTTCGCGTCAGCATCCTCGACCGTTCCGGGCACGACCTGCTCGTCGAGCTCGACGGACTCAGCAGACGATTCCGCACAGCGCGCGACGGAGACACGGTGTGGCTCGCGGCCGAGGGATCCACGTGGGTGCTGCGAATGCTTCCCCCCGTCCGGTCGGCAGCCGAACGCGGCACTGCGGCGAGCGCGTCGGGTGCCGCAGCGGACTCCCGCGTGCGCGCACCCATGCCCGGCACCGTGGTCGCTGTGGACATCTCCGATGGGGAGACGGTCGAGGAGGGCGCCGGACTGCTCGTCATCGAGGCGATGAAGATGGAGCACCGACTGACGGCACCGCACGCCGGTGTGGTGCGGCTCGCAGTCGGTGTCGGCGACCGCGTGGCATCCGAGCAGGTGCTCGCGAGCGTCGATGCGACCGCCGGTCCCGATGCACAAGACCTCGGTGCTTCGGGCACTGGCAACTCCGAGACTCGCGTCTCCGGGGGCAGTGCGCCCGAGACCGGTGATCAGGCGATCAGCGCTTCCGCCCAGACCCAGGGCGGCACTCTCGCGGCCGATTCCAGCCGCACCATCCTCACGACGGAAGGACCATCATGA
- a CDS encoding MaoC family dehydratase: protein MTDDEVPARTVVQRGLYYDELEVGTLYLHRPGRTVTEADNVLFTTLTMNSQSLHLDAAWAATQPFGQRLVNSMFTLATLVGASVGQLTQGTIVANLGFENVAFPHPLFHGDTLYSETSVAAKRPSASRPGQGIVTFDHTGRNQDGVVVATARRSVLMWFSDAHDGEAGGRRDEGRP, encoded by the coding sequence ATGACCGATGACGAAGTGCCCGCCCGCACGGTCGTGCAGCGCGGCCTGTACTACGACGAGCTCGAGGTCGGCACGCTCTACCTCCATCGGCCCGGCCGCACGGTCACCGAGGCCGACAACGTGCTGTTCACCACTCTGACCATGAACTCCCAGTCGCTGCACTTGGACGCGGCATGGGCCGCCACCCAGCCTTTCGGGCAGCGACTGGTGAACTCGATGTTCACGCTGGCGACGCTCGTCGGGGCATCCGTCGGTCAGCTCACGCAGGGCACGATCGTGGCGAACCTCGGCTTCGAGAACGTCGCGTTCCCGCACCCGCTGTTCCACGGCGACACCCTGTACAGCGAGACCTCGGTCGCCGCGAAACGGCCGTCGGCGTCGCGTCCGGGGCAGGGGATCGTCACGTTCGACCACACGGGACGCAACCAGGACGGCGTCGTCGTCGCCACGGCCAGGCGATCCGTGCTGATGTGGTTCTCCGATGCGCACGACGGCGAGGCCGGCGGCCGGCGCGACGAGGGCCGGCCGTGA
- a CDS encoding acyl-CoA dehydrogenase family protein produces the protein MIDTAAKRSVSNPVGDDPRLTPDHLQLRHTVREFADHVVAPQAYHYDTQRSLPMTIIAHMGQLGLFGLPFPKEYGGAGRDYLSLCIAVEELARVDQSIAVTLEAGIGLGVMPLFRYGTQEQKARWMPDLVAGRALAGFGLTEAEAGSDAAATKTVAREDGDDWVIDGTKQFITNSGTPITSLVVVTAVTGERRKDDGTVAPELSTIIVPTGTPGFTVLPTYDKVGWHTSDTHPLVFRGVRVPKENMLGERGRGYANFLSTLDEGRVAFAALCTGAAQGCLEQAVAYAKSRVVFGHPIGQHQHIAFQLARMQARTQTARLAYYDAAFKMAAGAPFKTEASIAKLVGSEAAVANAHDASQIMGGYGYLNENAVARHYRDSKILEVGEGTSEVQLMLIARSLGFDD, from the coding sequence ATGATCGACACCGCTGCGAAACGGAGCGTCAGCAATCCGGTGGGCGACGACCCGCGTCTCACGCCGGACCACCTCCAGCTGCGGCACACGGTCCGAGAGTTCGCCGACCACGTCGTCGCGCCGCAGGCGTATCACTACGACACTCAGCGCTCGTTGCCGATGACGATCATCGCCCACATGGGACAGCTCGGACTGTTCGGTCTTCCGTTCCCGAAGGAGTACGGCGGTGCCGGACGCGACTACCTCTCGCTGTGCATCGCCGTCGAGGAACTGGCGCGTGTCGACCAGTCGATCGCCGTCACCCTCGAGGCCGGAATCGGACTCGGCGTCATGCCTCTGTTCCGCTACGGCACGCAGGAGCAGAAGGCGCGTTGGATGCCCGACCTCGTCGCCGGACGCGCCCTCGCCGGGTTCGGCCTCACCGAGGCGGAGGCCGGATCGGATGCCGCCGCCACGAAGACAGTGGCGCGCGAAGACGGCGACGACTGGGTGATCGACGGCACGAAGCAGTTCATCACCAACTCCGGAACCCCGATCACCTCTCTCGTCGTCGTCACGGCCGTCACGGGCGAACGACGCAAGGACGACGGCACCGTGGCTCCAGAGTTGAGCACGATCATCGTCCCGACCGGTACCCCGGGGTTCACCGTGCTGCCGACGTACGACAAGGTCGGCTGGCACACCTCGGACACGCATCCGCTCGTCTTCCGCGGAGTGCGAGTGCCGAAGGAGAACATGCTCGGCGAGCGCGGACGCGGATACGCGAACTTCCTCTCGACGCTCGACGAGGGCCGCGTGGCCTTCGCTGCGCTGTGCACAGGTGCGGCCCAAGGATGCCTCGAGCAGGCCGTCGCGTACGCGAAGTCCCGAGTCGTCTTCGGACACCCGATCGGCCAGCACCAGCACATCGCCTTCCAGTTGGCACGTATGCAGGCGCGCACGCAGACCGCTCGTCTCGCCTACTACGACGCGGCCTTCAAGATGGCAGCCGGCGCTCCGTTCAAGACAGAGGCGTCGATCGCCAAGCTGGTCGGATCAGAGGCCGCGGTGGCGAACGCGCACGACGCCTCCCAGATCATGGGCGGATACGGCTACCTGAACGAGAACGCCGTCGCCCGCCACTACCGCGACTCGAAGATCCTCGAAGTCGGCGAGGGGACGAGCGAGGTACAGCTCATGCTCATCGCCCGCTCGCTCGGATTCGACGATTAG
- a CDS encoding TetR family transcriptional regulator, producing MTSAATTRAGRPAGAGAPASRDPGKTGSQEATPRSRAKADRREALLAAAATLFAERGFAGVSIEDLGAAVGVSGPAVYKHFSGKQAVLAALLIDVSEGLLSGGRACVTDAPSARDALAALVAFHVAFALSQPDVIRAQDRDLDSLSATDAARVRTLQRTYVELWVDVLQDLHPEDDRRALRVRALAVFGLINSTPHSSRAHTASRPPLAVVGALLREMASACLLPPAALN from the coding sequence ATGACCAGTGCGGCGACGACCCGGGCGGGGCGACCGGCCGGCGCGGGTGCGCCCGCCTCAAGGGATCCGGGCAAGACCGGGTCGCAGGAGGCGACGCCGCGCAGTCGCGCGAAGGCGGATCGCCGCGAGGCACTTCTGGCAGCGGCAGCCACCCTGTTCGCCGAACGCGGGTTCGCCGGGGTCTCGATCGAGGACCTCGGTGCGGCTGTGGGCGTCAGCGGTCCGGCCGTGTACAAGCACTTCAGCGGCAAACAGGCCGTGCTCGCCGCGCTTCTGATCGATGTCAGCGAAGGTCTGCTGTCCGGCGGCCGCGCATGCGTCACCGATGCCCCGTCGGCGCGGGACGCGCTGGCGGCACTCGTCGCATTCCACGTGGCCTTCGCGCTCTCCCAGCCCGACGTCATCCGGGCGCAGGACCGCGACCTCGACAGCCTGTCGGCGACGGATGCCGCCCGCGTGCGCACCCTGCAGCGCACGTACGTCGAACTCTGGGTTGATGTGCTGCAAGACCTCCACCCGGAAGACGACCGCCGCGCACTGCGGGTACGCGCGCTTGCCGTGTTCGGATTGATCAACTCGACGCCGCACTCCAGTCGTGCGCACACCGCGAGCAGGCCGCCGCTGGCAGTGGTCGGGGCGCTGCTGCGGGAGATGGCATCCGCGTGCCTGCTGCCGCCTGCCGCGCTGAACTGA